A single Argentina anserina chromosome 7, drPotAnse1.1, whole genome shotgun sequence DNA region contains:
- the LOC126803039 gene encoding protein mago nashi homolog translates to MAGEEENSEFYLRYYVGHKGKFGHEFLEFEFRPDGKLRYANNSNYKNDTIIRKEVYVTPAVVRECRRIITESEIMKEDDQNWPEPDRIGRQELEIVMGNEHISFTTSKIGSLVDVQGSKDPEGLRIFYYLVQDLKCFVFSLISLHFKIKPI, encoded by the exons ATGgccggagaagaagaaaacagcGAGTTCTACCTTCGGTACTACGTGGGCCACAAGGGCAAGTTCGGCCACGAGTTCCTGGAGTTCGAGTTCCGACCCGACGGGAAGCTCCGCTACGCCAACAACTCCAACTACAAGAACGACACCATCATCCGCAAGGAGGTCTACGTCACCCCCGCCGTCGTCCGAGAGTGCCGCCGCATCATTACTGAGAGCGAG ATCATGAAAGAGGATGATCAGAACTGGCCTGAACCTGACCGTATTGGACGGCAGGAGCTTGAGATTGTAATGGGGAACGAGCATATCTCCTTCACTACTTCAAAGATTGGATCCCTCGTTGATGTCCAGGGGAGTAAAGATCCTGAAGGTCTTCGCATCTTTTATTATCTTGTTCAG GATCTGAAGTGCTTTGTGTTCTCGCTCATCTCGCTTCACTTCAAGATCAAGCCTATATGA
- the LOC126801563 gene encoding uncharacterized protein LOC126801563 isoform X2: protein MPDSTASDHHHHRRRRLTKIPSETEQAWHILSILLTLRRPAAPAELASQCRLFAATPELVLCLCSIPNSPICSSSSEEGEGLVTVAVAAVSALEEFAPECRMVMELFLLRKFYPGTEVRKRKAADMESEVRVAKRRLRFPNEDAGEADEMVGTLHDLIEGNSSNERALSPLPLDCNAEASSLQMVLYEHKEGGDGGVWPSALMRVESPGLVCGYDVLNDQLKNEAGLCNQQPLQVVRGEGCSFDLNLPPSSNWDTLAGNERLKHDNDFTGSFFLQEVQCNIGVSIHDTHFVEGSVYQSEDNPEPLVKISVMEDFVELRAEGDGEKIVLPEKVDAFGELPTRCLDFDSTVNVVALEKDQNMKNAETKHCLSARYFSTKKQLGNSSGKLKSMYTKSASQEHVRVESLEVNDVLNTPEQQSQCKSGQRSVSVEHKLKKDTNSIPPNEKKVDTTSISPKLERMNLPHFENFIIEEEEGSGGYGIVYRAQRKNDGKRFAIKCPHVTAHKQHVENERKMLERFGGKNFIIKYEGSFRSGDSECFILEHVEHDRPEVLKKKIDLFELRWYGYCLFRALACLHKQGVVHRDVKPGNFLFSKRLSKGYLIDFNLAMDLQQKYATRNSLKSNRHVSFGHVPLPQGKSVPPSREKKFVRSDLAEIKKTVDPKRNLRKRSQVGSLNHDPKMSGNKCKIQRADGSGITSTKDLTDKTPSTERVREPLPCLGRKELINLAQDVILSPNNELQKSPASKRKRIAATPGKTDSKLIYTTPMSLNFTGGAVSSAFLLKTKGDGKQKREGPCAGTKGFRAPEVLFRSLHQGPRVDVWSAGVTLLYLMIGRTPFTGDPEQNIKDIAKLKGSEDLWEVAKLHDRESSFPVELFDVKSLPSLKLQSWCKAHTRRPEFCNLIPGSLFNLLDKCLTVNPRLRITAEEALSHEFFAPCHESLRKHRMSRRDGMGAQNDIV from the exons ATGCCCGATTCCACAGCCTccgaccaccaccaccaccgccgccgccgccttaCAAAAATCCCGTCGGAGACGGAGCAAGCATGGCACATCCTGTCTATTCTATTGACTCTCCGCCGCCCCGCAGCTCCGGCAGAGCTGGCGTCGCAGTGCCGGTTGTTCGCCGCGACGCCGGAGCTCGTCCTCTGCCTCTGCTCGATCCCTAACTCTCCGATCTGCTCGTCGTCGTCGGAGGAAGGAGAAGGACTGGTCACGGTGGCCGTTGCGGCGGTTTCTGCTCTAGAAGAGTTTGCGCCCGAGTGTAGAATGGTTATGGAACTATTCCTGTTGAGGAAATTCTATCCGGGAACCGAGGTCAGGAAGAGGAAGGCGGCGGATATGGAGTCTGAGGTGCGGGTGGCGAAGAGGCGGTTGCGGTTTCCGAACGAGGATG CAGGTGAAGCAGATGAAATGGTAGGAACTCTCCACGATTTGATTGAG GGAAATTCGAGTAATGAGAGAGCCTTGAGCCCTTTACCTCTTGACTGCAATGCTGAGGCTTCAAGTCTTCAGATGGTACTTTATGAACACAAGGAAGGAGGTGATGGTGGTGTTTGGCCGAGTGCTTTGATGCGTGTGGAAAGCCCTGGATTGGTATGTGGATACGATGTACTCAATGATCAGCTCAAAAATGAAGCTGGTTTATGCAATCAGCAGCCACTTCAAGTAGTTCGAGGTGAGGGATGCTCCTTTGATTTGAATTTACCTCCAAGTTCAAATTGGGATACTTTGGCTGGTAACGagagattaaagcatgacaacGATTTTACTGGCTCATTTTTCTTACAAGAAGTTCAATGCAACATAGGTGTTTCCATTCATgatactcattttgttgaAGGTTCAGTATATCAATCAGAGGACAATCCAGAACCTCTGGTTAAAATTTCTGTGATGGAGGATTTTGTTGAATTAAGAGCAGAAGGTGATGGTGAAAAGATTGTTCTGCCAGAGAAAGTGGATGCATTTGGTGAATTGCCAACACGTTGCTTGGACTTTGACAGTACAGTGAATGTTGTAGCCTTGGAGAAAgaccaaaatatgaaaaatgcaGAGACTAAGCACTGTCTATCAGCTCGATACTTTTCTACTAAGAAGCAGCTTGGAAACTCTTCTGGAAAATTGAAGAGCATGTACACGAAATCGGCTTCACAAGAACATGTTCGTGTGGAGTCATTAGAAGTGAATGATGTTCTGAACACTCCAGAACAGCAGAGTCAATGTAAAAGTGGTCAGAGATCTGTGTCTGTAGAGCATAAGTTGAAGAAAGACACAAATAGCATACCTCCAAATGAAAAAAAGGTGGATACTACCTCTATATCTCCTAAG TTGGAGAGAATGAACTTACCTcactttgagaattttatcatagaggaagaagaaggttcAG GTGGGTATGGAATTGTATATAGGGCCCAGAGGAAGAATGATGGGAAAAGGTTTGCAATAAAAT GTCCCCATGTTACAGCTCATAAGCAACATGTTGAAAATGAGCGGAAAATGCTTGAGCGTTTTGG GGGTAAGAACTTCATTATAAAGTACGAAGGTTCTTTCAGAAGTGGTGACAGTGAATGCTTTATTTTGGAACATGTTGAACATGATAGACCTGAG GTCTTGAAGAAAAAGATTGATCTATTTGAGCTCCGATGGTATGGCTATTGCTTGTTTAGAGCACTAGCATGCTTGCATAAGCAG GGTGTGGTGCACAGAGATGTTAAGCCTGGAAACTTCCTCTTCTCTAAGAGGCTAAGTAAAGGATACCTGATTGATTTCAACCTTGCCATG GATTTACAGCAGAAATATGCAACTAGAA ATAGCTTAAAATCAAATCGTCATGTGTCATTTGGTCATGTGCCTCTCCCTCAAGGTAAATCTGTTCCACCTAGCAGAGAAAAGAAGTTTGTGAGAAGTGATCTTGCAGAGATAAAGAAAACAGTTGACCCTAAGAGGAACTTGAGGAAGAGGTCTCAGGTTGGTAGCTTGAATCACGATCCTAAGATGAGTGGgaataaatgtaaaatccaGCGAGCAGATGGCTCAGGTATAACCTCCACTAAGGATTTGACAGACAAGACTCCATCCACAGAAAGAGTGAGGGAAcctctgccttgccttggcagAAAAGAGCTTATTAACCTAGCACAGGATGTGATTCTTAGTCCAAACAATGAGTTACAAAAGTCTCCTGCTTCCAAAAGGAAAAGGATTGCTGCTACTCCAGGCAAAACAGACAGCAAACTAATCTATACAACTCCAATGTCTCTGAATTTTACCGGTGGAGCAGTTTCTAGTGCCTTTTTACTAAAAACCAAAG GGGACGGAAAACAAAAGAGAGAAGGTCCATGTGCTGGAACCAAGGGATTCCGTGCTCCAGAG GTGTTGTTCAGATCTCTGCATCAAGGCCCTAGGGTCGATGTCTGGTCAGCTGGAGTTACCCTGCTCTACCTGATGATAGGAAGAACTCCTTTTACTGGAGACCCTGAACA GAATATAAAAGATATTGCGAAGCTAAAGGGCAGTGAAGACTTATGGGAAGTGGCCAAGCTACATGACCGTGAATCGTCATTTCCAGTG GAGTTATTCGATGTCAAATCCTTGCCATCATTGAAATTACAGAGCTGGTGCAAGGCTCACACAAGGAGACCTGAGTTTTGCAATCTCATTCCGGGATCATTATTCAATCTTTTAGATAAATGCTTGACAGTAAATCCAAGGCTGCGAATCACTGCAGAGGAAGCTCTTAGTCATGAATTCTTTGCCCCatgccatgagagcttgagGAAGCACAGGATGTCCAGGCGGGACGGTATGGGCGCTCAGAATGATATTGTATAA
- the LOC126803036 gene encoding RGG repeats nuclear RNA binding protein A isoform X4, translating to MASLNPFDLLGDDDAEDPSLLVAAQQQKLAAAGPKKAQPTKPGVDTKPAKLPSKPAPPTQAVRESKNEANRGGRGGGRGYGYGRGRGGGGYNRDSAINENNSGYNRDSVPAGQGAFEDAPKRRFSGGDGDGRPSERRGYGGDGEGKTTERRSYGGPRGSYHGGRRGGFGNGEVGDEERPRRNFDRRSGTGRGNELKREGSGRGNWGSQTDELPEVTEEGVDATEQNVGDEKPVGEVDAADGSKDTTAKEPDEKEPEEKEMTLEEYEKVLEEKRKALQALKTEERKVDTKEFESLQQLSNKKGNDDIFIKLGSDKDKKKESAEKEEKAKKSVSINEFLKPAEGERFSYPSRGRDRGGRAFRGGPSSNYSRSSVKAPPIEDPSHYPTLGVK from the exons ATGGCGAGCCTCAACCCCTTTGATTTGTTGGGCGACGATGACGCCGAGGACCCATCGCTGCTCGTGGCCGCTCAGCAACAGAAGCTTGCTGCCGCCGGGCCCAAGAAAGCCCAGCCCACCAAGCCCGGCGTGGATACCAAGCCGGCTAAGCTGCCTTCCAAGCCTGCACCTCCTACTCAGGCTG TGAGGGAATCAAAGAATGAAGCTAATCGAGGTGGCCGTGGTGGTGGACGTGGATATGGATACGGGCGTGGCCGTGGAGGTGGCGGCTACAATCGTGATTCAGCCATTAATGAGAACAACAGTGGGTACAATCGGGACTCAGTCCCTGCTGGTCAGGGTGCTTTCGAGGATGCACCTAAAAGGCGGTTCTCTGGTGGAGACGGTGATGGAAGGCCATCTGAAAGGCGTGGTTATGGGGGAGATGGTGAGGGGAAAACTACTGAAAGGCGCAGCTATGGTGGACCTCGTGGCTCTTACCATGGTGGCCGCCGTGGTGGCTTTGGTAATggtgaagttggtgatgaggagCGCCCGCGGAGAAACTTTGATCGTCGTAGTGGGACTGGACGCGG AAATGAACTCAAACGTGAAGGTTCTGGTCGTGGAAACTGGGGATCACAAACTGATGAACTTCCTGA GGTGACTGAAGAGGGAGTCGATGCAACTGAACAGAATGTGGGTGATGAGAAGCCTGTGGGGGAGGTGGATGCAGCAGATGGCAGCAAAGATACTACTGCTAAGGAACCTGACGAAAAGGAACCTGAGGAGAAG GAAATGACACTTGAGGAGTATGAGAAGGTGcttgaagagaaaagaaaggcCCTTCAGGCACTTAAGACTGAAGAGAGAAAGGTTGATACCAAGGAATTTGAATCTCTGCAACAGCTTTCAAACAAGAAAGGAAATGATGATATCTTCATTAAATTG GGATCCGATAAGGACAAGAAGAAAGAATCTGCTGAGAAGGAAGAAAAGGCCAAAAAG TCCGTCAGCATCAATGAGTTTTTGAAGCCAGCTGAAGGAGAAAGGTTCTCTTACCCATCTCGTGGTCGTGACCGTGGTGGTCGTGCTTTCAGAGGGGGGCCTAGCAGCAACTACTCCCGAAGCAGCGTGAAAGCCCCACCAATTGAAGATCCTTCTCACTATCCGACCTTGGGTGTCAAGTAA
- the LOC126801563 gene encoding uncharacterized protein LOC126801563 isoform X3, translating to MPDSTASDHHHHRRRRLTKIPSETEQAWHILSILLTLRRPAAPAELASQCRLFAATPELVLCLCSIPNSPICSSSSEEGEGLVTVAVAAVSALEEFAPECRMVMELFLLRKFYPGTEVRKRKAADMESEVRVAKRRLRFPNEDAGEADEMVGTLHDLIEGNSSNERALSPLPLDCNAEASSLQMVLYEHKEGGDGGVWPSALMRVESPGLVCGYDVLNDQLKNEAGLCNQQPLQVVRGEGCSFDLNLPPSSNWDTLAGNERLKHDNDFTGSFFLQEVQCNIGVSIHDTHFVEGSVYQSEDNPEPLVKISVMEDFVELRAEGDGEKIVLPEKVDAFGELPTRCLDFDSTVNVVALEKDQNMKNAETKHCLSARYFSTKKQLGNSSGKLKSMYTKSASQEHVRVESLEVNDVLNTPEQQSQCKSGQRSVSVEHKLKKDTNSIPPNEKKLERMNLPHFENFIIEEEEGSGGYGIVYRAQRKNDGKRFAIKCPHVTAHKQHVENERKMLERFGGKNFIIKYEGSFRSGDSECFILEHVEHDRPEVLKKKIDLFELRWYGYCLFRALACLHKQGVVHRDVKPGNFLFSKRLSKGYLIDFNLAMDLQQKYATRNSLKSNRHVSFGHVPLPQGKSVPPSREKKFVRSDLAEIKKTVDPKRNLRKRSQVGSLNHDPKMSGNKCKIQRADGSGITSTKDLTDKTPSTERVREPLPCLGRKELINLAQDVILSPNNELQKSPASKRKRIAATPGKTDSKLIYTTPMSLNFTGGAVSSAFLLKTKGDGKQKREGPCAGTKGFRAPEVLFRSLHQGPRVDVWSAGVTLLYLMIGRTPFTGDPEHDRNIKDIAKLKGSEDLWEVAKLHDRESSFPVELFDVKSLPSLKLQSWCKAHTRRPEFCNLIPGSLFNLLDKCLTVNPRLRITAEEALSHEFFAPCHESLRKHRMSRRDGMGAQNDIV from the exons ATGCCCGATTCCACAGCCTccgaccaccaccaccaccgccgccgccgccttaCAAAAATCCCGTCGGAGACGGAGCAAGCATGGCACATCCTGTCTATTCTATTGACTCTCCGCCGCCCCGCAGCTCCGGCAGAGCTGGCGTCGCAGTGCCGGTTGTTCGCCGCGACGCCGGAGCTCGTCCTCTGCCTCTGCTCGATCCCTAACTCTCCGATCTGCTCGTCGTCGTCGGAGGAAGGAGAAGGACTGGTCACGGTGGCCGTTGCGGCGGTTTCTGCTCTAGAAGAGTTTGCGCCCGAGTGTAGAATGGTTATGGAACTATTCCTGTTGAGGAAATTCTATCCGGGAACCGAGGTCAGGAAGAGGAAGGCGGCGGATATGGAGTCTGAGGTGCGGGTGGCGAAGAGGCGGTTGCGGTTTCCGAACGAGGATG CAGGTGAAGCAGATGAAATGGTAGGAACTCTCCACGATTTGATTGAG GGAAATTCGAGTAATGAGAGAGCCTTGAGCCCTTTACCTCTTGACTGCAATGCTGAGGCTTCAAGTCTTCAGATGGTACTTTATGAACACAAGGAAGGAGGTGATGGTGGTGTTTGGCCGAGTGCTTTGATGCGTGTGGAAAGCCCTGGATTGGTATGTGGATACGATGTACTCAATGATCAGCTCAAAAATGAAGCTGGTTTATGCAATCAGCAGCCACTTCAAGTAGTTCGAGGTGAGGGATGCTCCTTTGATTTGAATTTACCTCCAAGTTCAAATTGGGATACTTTGGCTGGTAACGagagattaaagcatgacaacGATTTTACTGGCTCATTTTTCTTACAAGAAGTTCAATGCAACATAGGTGTTTCCATTCATgatactcattttgttgaAGGTTCAGTATATCAATCAGAGGACAATCCAGAACCTCTGGTTAAAATTTCTGTGATGGAGGATTTTGTTGAATTAAGAGCAGAAGGTGATGGTGAAAAGATTGTTCTGCCAGAGAAAGTGGATGCATTTGGTGAATTGCCAACACGTTGCTTGGACTTTGACAGTACAGTGAATGTTGTAGCCTTGGAGAAAgaccaaaatatgaaaaatgcaGAGACTAAGCACTGTCTATCAGCTCGATACTTTTCTACTAAGAAGCAGCTTGGAAACTCTTCTGGAAAATTGAAGAGCATGTACACGAAATCGGCTTCACAAGAACATGTTCGTGTGGAGTCATTAGAAGTGAATGATGTTCTGAACACTCCAGAACAGCAGAGTCAATGTAAAAGTGGTCAGAGATCTGTGTCTGTAGAGCATAAGTTGAAGAAAGACACAAATAGCATACCTCCAAATGAAAAAAAG TTGGAGAGAATGAACTTACCTcactttgagaattttatcatagaggaagaagaaggttcAG GTGGGTATGGAATTGTATATAGGGCCCAGAGGAAGAATGATGGGAAAAGGTTTGCAATAAAAT GTCCCCATGTTACAGCTCATAAGCAACATGTTGAAAATGAGCGGAAAATGCTTGAGCGTTTTGG GGGTAAGAACTTCATTATAAAGTACGAAGGTTCTTTCAGAAGTGGTGACAGTGAATGCTTTATTTTGGAACATGTTGAACATGATAGACCTGAG GTCTTGAAGAAAAAGATTGATCTATTTGAGCTCCGATGGTATGGCTATTGCTTGTTTAGAGCACTAGCATGCTTGCATAAGCAG GGTGTGGTGCACAGAGATGTTAAGCCTGGAAACTTCCTCTTCTCTAAGAGGCTAAGTAAAGGATACCTGATTGATTTCAACCTTGCCATG GATTTACAGCAGAAATATGCAACTAGAA ATAGCTTAAAATCAAATCGTCATGTGTCATTTGGTCATGTGCCTCTCCCTCAAGGTAAATCTGTTCCACCTAGCAGAGAAAAGAAGTTTGTGAGAAGTGATCTTGCAGAGATAAAGAAAACAGTTGACCCTAAGAGGAACTTGAGGAAGAGGTCTCAGGTTGGTAGCTTGAATCACGATCCTAAGATGAGTGGgaataaatgtaaaatccaGCGAGCAGATGGCTCAGGTATAACCTCCACTAAGGATTTGACAGACAAGACTCCATCCACAGAAAGAGTGAGGGAAcctctgccttgccttggcagAAAAGAGCTTATTAACCTAGCACAGGATGTGATTCTTAGTCCAAACAATGAGTTACAAAAGTCTCCTGCTTCCAAAAGGAAAAGGATTGCTGCTACTCCAGGCAAAACAGACAGCAAACTAATCTATACAACTCCAATGTCTCTGAATTTTACCGGTGGAGCAGTTTCTAGTGCCTTTTTACTAAAAACCAAAG GGGACGGAAAACAAAAGAGAGAAGGTCCATGTGCTGGAACCAAGGGATTCCGTGCTCCAGAG GTGTTGTTCAGATCTCTGCATCAAGGCCCTAGGGTCGATGTCTGGTCAGCTGGAGTTACCCTGCTCTACCTGATGATAGGAAGAACTCCTTTTACTGGAGACCCTGAAC atGACAGGAATATAAAAGATATTGCGAAGCTAAAGGGCAGTGAAGACTTATGGGAAGTGGCCAAGCTACATGACCGTGAATCGTCATTTCCAGTG GAGTTATTCGATGTCAAATCCTTGCCATCATTGAAATTACAGAGCTGGTGCAAGGCTCACACAAGGAGACCTGAGTTTTGCAATCTCATTCCGGGATCATTATTCAATCTTTTAGATAAATGCTTGACAGTAAATCCAAGGCTGCGAATCACTGCAGAGGAAGCTCTTAGTCATGAATTCTTTGCCCCatgccatgagagcttgagGAAGCACAGGATGTCCAGGCGGGACGGTATGGGCGCTCAGAATGATATTGTATAA
- the LOC126801563 gene encoding uncharacterized protein LOC126801563 isoform X1 — MPDSTASDHHHHRRRRLTKIPSETEQAWHILSILLTLRRPAAPAELASQCRLFAATPELVLCLCSIPNSPICSSSSEEGEGLVTVAVAAVSALEEFAPECRMVMELFLLRKFYPGTEVRKRKAADMESEVRVAKRRLRFPNEDAGEADEMVGTLHDLIEGNSSNERALSPLPLDCNAEASSLQMVLYEHKEGGDGGVWPSALMRVESPGLVCGYDVLNDQLKNEAGLCNQQPLQVVRGEGCSFDLNLPPSSNWDTLAGNERLKHDNDFTGSFFLQEVQCNIGVSIHDTHFVEGSVYQSEDNPEPLVKISVMEDFVELRAEGDGEKIVLPEKVDAFGELPTRCLDFDSTVNVVALEKDQNMKNAETKHCLSARYFSTKKQLGNSSGKLKSMYTKSASQEHVRVESLEVNDVLNTPEQQSQCKSGQRSVSVEHKLKKDTNSIPPNEKKVDTTSISPKLERMNLPHFENFIIEEEEGSGGYGIVYRAQRKNDGKRFAIKCPHVTAHKQHVENERKMLERFGGKNFIIKYEGSFRSGDSECFILEHVEHDRPEVLKKKIDLFELRWYGYCLFRALACLHKQGVVHRDVKPGNFLFSKRLSKGYLIDFNLAMDLQQKYATRNSLKSNRHVSFGHVPLPQGKSVPPSREKKFVRSDLAEIKKTVDPKRNLRKRSQVGSLNHDPKMSGNKCKIQRADGSGITSTKDLTDKTPSTERVREPLPCLGRKELINLAQDVILSPNNELQKSPASKRKRIAATPGKTDSKLIYTTPMSLNFTGGAVSSAFLLKTKGDGKQKREGPCAGTKGFRAPEVLFRSLHQGPRVDVWSAGVTLLYLMIGRTPFTGDPEHDRNIKDIAKLKGSEDLWEVAKLHDRESSFPVELFDVKSLPSLKLQSWCKAHTRRPEFCNLIPGSLFNLLDKCLTVNPRLRITAEEALSHEFFAPCHESLRKHRMSRRDGMGAQNDIV, encoded by the exons ATGCCCGATTCCACAGCCTccgaccaccaccaccaccgccgccgccgccttaCAAAAATCCCGTCGGAGACGGAGCAAGCATGGCACATCCTGTCTATTCTATTGACTCTCCGCCGCCCCGCAGCTCCGGCAGAGCTGGCGTCGCAGTGCCGGTTGTTCGCCGCGACGCCGGAGCTCGTCCTCTGCCTCTGCTCGATCCCTAACTCTCCGATCTGCTCGTCGTCGTCGGAGGAAGGAGAAGGACTGGTCACGGTGGCCGTTGCGGCGGTTTCTGCTCTAGAAGAGTTTGCGCCCGAGTGTAGAATGGTTATGGAACTATTCCTGTTGAGGAAATTCTATCCGGGAACCGAGGTCAGGAAGAGGAAGGCGGCGGATATGGAGTCTGAGGTGCGGGTGGCGAAGAGGCGGTTGCGGTTTCCGAACGAGGATG CAGGTGAAGCAGATGAAATGGTAGGAACTCTCCACGATTTGATTGAG GGAAATTCGAGTAATGAGAGAGCCTTGAGCCCTTTACCTCTTGACTGCAATGCTGAGGCTTCAAGTCTTCAGATGGTACTTTATGAACACAAGGAAGGAGGTGATGGTGGTGTTTGGCCGAGTGCTTTGATGCGTGTGGAAAGCCCTGGATTGGTATGTGGATACGATGTACTCAATGATCAGCTCAAAAATGAAGCTGGTTTATGCAATCAGCAGCCACTTCAAGTAGTTCGAGGTGAGGGATGCTCCTTTGATTTGAATTTACCTCCAAGTTCAAATTGGGATACTTTGGCTGGTAACGagagattaaagcatgacaacGATTTTACTGGCTCATTTTTCTTACAAGAAGTTCAATGCAACATAGGTGTTTCCATTCATgatactcattttgttgaAGGTTCAGTATATCAATCAGAGGACAATCCAGAACCTCTGGTTAAAATTTCTGTGATGGAGGATTTTGTTGAATTAAGAGCAGAAGGTGATGGTGAAAAGATTGTTCTGCCAGAGAAAGTGGATGCATTTGGTGAATTGCCAACACGTTGCTTGGACTTTGACAGTACAGTGAATGTTGTAGCCTTGGAGAAAgaccaaaatatgaaaaatgcaGAGACTAAGCACTGTCTATCAGCTCGATACTTTTCTACTAAGAAGCAGCTTGGAAACTCTTCTGGAAAATTGAAGAGCATGTACACGAAATCGGCTTCACAAGAACATGTTCGTGTGGAGTCATTAGAAGTGAATGATGTTCTGAACACTCCAGAACAGCAGAGTCAATGTAAAAGTGGTCAGAGATCTGTGTCTGTAGAGCATAAGTTGAAGAAAGACACAAATAGCATACCTCCAAATGAAAAAAAGGTGGATACTACCTCTATATCTCCTAAG TTGGAGAGAATGAACTTACCTcactttgagaattttatcatagaggaagaagaaggttcAG GTGGGTATGGAATTGTATATAGGGCCCAGAGGAAGAATGATGGGAAAAGGTTTGCAATAAAAT GTCCCCATGTTACAGCTCATAAGCAACATGTTGAAAATGAGCGGAAAATGCTTGAGCGTTTTGG GGGTAAGAACTTCATTATAAAGTACGAAGGTTCTTTCAGAAGTGGTGACAGTGAATGCTTTATTTTGGAACATGTTGAACATGATAGACCTGAG GTCTTGAAGAAAAAGATTGATCTATTTGAGCTCCGATGGTATGGCTATTGCTTGTTTAGAGCACTAGCATGCTTGCATAAGCAG GGTGTGGTGCACAGAGATGTTAAGCCTGGAAACTTCCTCTTCTCTAAGAGGCTAAGTAAAGGATACCTGATTGATTTCAACCTTGCCATG GATTTACAGCAGAAATATGCAACTAGAA ATAGCTTAAAATCAAATCGTCATGTGTCATTTGGTCATGTGCCTCTCCCTCAAGGTAAATCTGTTCCACCTAGCAGAGAAAAGAAGTTTGTGAGAAGTGATCTTGCAGAGATAAAGAAAACAGTTGACCCTAAGAGGAACTTGAGGAAGAGGTCTCAGGTTGGTAGCTTGAATCACGATCCTAAGATGAGTGGgaataaatgtaaaatccaGCGAGCAGATGGCTCAGGTATAACCTCCACTAAGGATTTGACAGACAAGACTCCATCCACAGAAAGAGTGAGGGAAcctctgccttgccttggcagAAAAGAGCTTATTAACCTAGCACAGGATGTGATTCTTAGTCCAAACAATGAGTTACAAAAGTCTCCTGCTTCCAAAAGGAAAAGGATTGCTGCTACTCCAGGCAAAACAGACAGCAAACTAATCTATACAACTCCAATGTCTCTGAATTTTACCGGTGGAGCAGTTTCTAGTGCCTTTTTACTAAAAACCAAAG GGGACGGAAAACAAAAGAGAGAAGGTCCATGTGCTGGAACCAAGGGATTCCGTGCTCCAGAG GTGTTGTTCAGATCTCTGCATCAAGGCCCTAGGGTCGATGTCTGGTCAGCTGGAGTTACCCTGCTCTACCTGATGATAGGAAGAACTCCTTTTACTGGAGACCCTGAAC atGACAGGAATATAAAAGATATTGCGAAGCTAAAGGGCAGTGAAGACTTATGGGAAGTGGCCAAGCTACATGACCGTGAATCGTCATTTCCAGTG GAGTTATTCGATGTCAAATCCTTGCCATCATTGAAATTACAGAGCTGGTGCAAGGCTCACACAAGGAGACCTGAGTTTTGCAATCTCATTCCGGGATCATTATTCAATCTTTTAGATAAATGCTTGACAGTAAATCCAAGGCTGCGAATCACTGCAGAGGAAGCTCTTAGTCATGAATTCTTTGCCCCatgccatgagagcttgagGAAGCACAGGATGTCCAGGCGGGACGGTATGGGCGCTCAGAATGATATTGTATAA
- the LOC126803038 gene encoding uclacyanin-2 encodes MALAVAFLILIVAAPAAVFGVEHTVGDTKGWESGVDYAAWASGKTFTVGDTLVFTFVGNHEVDEVTSANYNSCSSSNSIEDYSDSPAKITLSKAGPRYFICPTPGHCSAGMKLTVDVVAAGTPSTTPAPPTTTPTTPTTTPAPPTATTPSNNDSPPPPPPPPNNSPASSLHMNLVGVPLVLATLIAFMC; translated from the exons ATGGCCCTGGCAGTAGCTTTCCTTATACTCATCGTGGCAGCTCCGGCTGCTGTTTTTGGAGTTGAGCACACTGTTGGTGATACCAAGGGCTGGGAGTCAGGTGTAGATTATGCCGCTTGGGCCTCCGGCAAAACCTTCACCGTCGGCGACACTCTTG TGTTCACCTTTGTCGGTAACCATGAGGTGGATGAGGTAACCTCAGCAAATTACAACAGCTGCAGTTCAAGTAATTCTATCGAGGACTATAGCGATAGCCCCGCAAAAATCACCCTCTCTAAAGCTGGTCCACGCTACTTCATATGCCCTACCCCAGGTCACTGTTCTGCTGGCATGAAGCTTACGGTCGATGTTGTAGCGGCTGGCACCCCAAGTACCACGCCGGCTCCACCCACCACCACGCCAACGACACCAACCACCACCCCAGCGCCACCAACCGCCACAACTCCTTCGAACAATGACTCGCCGCCTccaccaccgccaccaccCAATAACTCACCAGCGAGTAGTCTTCATATGAATTTGGTTGGGGTTCCACTTGTGCTAGCAACTTTGATTGCGTTTATGTGCTAG